One part of the Acinetobacter sp. XS-4 genome encodes these proteins:
- a CDS encoding L-cystine transporter encodes MNIPLIINIVVFVGLIFLLAQTRKTDWSLSKKVLAGLVLGVVFGLGLHLIYGGGHPILAESISWFNIVGNGYVKLLQMVVMPLVFVSILGAVAKLHQASSLGKISFYTIGTLLFTTLIAALVGVFVTNLFGLTAKGLVQGVAETARLTAINTDYVGKVTDLSVPQFILSFIPSNPFAELTGANPTSIISVVIFAVFLGIAALNLMKDDAEKGQRILTAIQTLQSWVMKLVRLVMTLTPYGVFALMTKVVASSNVADILNLGGFLVASYLGLAIMFVVHAIILTLTGVSPVKFFKKVAPVLTFAFTSRSSAASIPLSIEAQTRRLGIPESIASFSASFGATIGQNGCAGLYPAMLAVMVAPTMGINTLDPMWIASLVGIVTLSSIGVAGVGGGATFAALIVLPAMGLPVTLVALLISIEPLIDMGRTALNVNGSMTAGVVTSQLMGQTDKEILNSEDEVELTHH; translated from the coding sequence ATGAATATACCCTTAATCATCAATATTGTGGTTTTTGTCGGGTTAATATTTTTACTCGCCCAAACACGTAAAACAGACTGGAGCTTATCGAAAAAAGTTCTGGCTGGCTTAGTTCTAGGTGTGGTGTTTGGTTTAGGACTACATTTGATTTATGGTGGTGGCCATCCGATTCTTGCTGAATCTATTAGCTGGTTTAATATCGTTGGGAATGGCTATGTAAAACTTTTACAAATGGTCGTTATGCCTTTGGTATTTGTGTCTATTTTGGGAGCGGTTGCAAAATTACACCAAGCCTCATCTTTAGGCAAAATCAGTTTCTATACGATCGGCACTTTACTTTTTACAACGCTGATTGCTGCACTCGTAGGCGTATTTGTTACTAATCTGTTTGGCTTAACGGCGAAGGGTTTAGTGCAAGGCGTTGCTGAAACTGCACGCTTAACTGCCATTAATACAGATTATGTAGGCAAAGTTACCGATTTAAGTGTACCGCAGTTTATTCTTTCCTTTATTCCAAGTAATCCATTTGCTGAATTAACTGGTGCAAACCCAACTTCAATTATTAGTGTGGTTATTTTTGCTGTCTTTTTAGGGATAGCAGCGCTCAACCTCATGAAAGATGATGCAGAGAAAGGCCAGCGTATTCTGACTGCAATTCAGACGTTACAGTCTTGGGTAATGAAGCTTGTTCGTTTGGTAATGACGCTTACACCCTATGGTGTTTTTGCGCTTATGACCAAAGTTGTGGCAAGTTCGAATGTTGCAGATATCTTAAACCTAGGTGGCTTCTTGGTGGCTTCTTATTTAGGTTTAGCCATCATGTTTGTCGTGCATGCCATTATTTTGACCCTGACAGGTGTTTCTCCAGTTAAGTTCTTCAAAAAAGTTGCTCCTGTTCTGACTTTCGCATTTACCAGTCGTTCAAGTGCTGCAAGTATTCCACTGAGCATTGAAGCGCAAACTCGCCGTTTAGGTATTCCTGAATCTATTGCAAGTTTCTCTGCTTCTTTTGGTGCGACCATTGGTCAAAATGGTTGCGCGGGTTTATATCCAGCAATGTTGGCAGTCATGGTTGCGCCAACCATGGGAATTAACACGCTAGACCCAATGTGGATTGCATCGTTAGTTGGTATTGTGACTTTAAGTTCAATTGGTGTGGCTGGAGTAGGTGGTGGTGCGACTTTCGCTGCGCTGATTGTTCTTCCAGCTATGGGGTTACCTGTGACTTTGGTTGCACTTCTTATTTCAATTGAACCACTCATTGATATGGGACGTACTGCATTAAACGTTAATGGTTCAATGACTGCTGGTGTTGTGACGAGTCAATTGATGGGCCAGACCGATAAAGAAATATTAAACAGTGAAGATGAAGTTGAACTAACCCATCACTAA
- a CDS encoding YbfB/YjiJ family MFS transporter has product MSTFYRMSLIIFLATCLGIGVFRFSYTALMPIMIEQYHWTHDFASYLGSANLLGYLMGALLALLSIKEKYIPPMILLSTIAGSLSLLSCSFMDMPLVWFIFWRTISGIAGGLLMILAPSFAMKYIPTTQRLKVNFLGFSGIGAGVLSATIIIPLLKNMPVHYVWDIFAGISLLGSLTLYRLLSRNTAQMIKPPSTTLQASQKSHLGLVIIIAYMCSAFAYIPHSLFWMDYLSGTLHFPLQQRNLFWVLYGMGSCIGAFVAYYLSRIMGYIQAIKWLYAIYCLAVVLPFLSQTTSLLALSSLLTGLLTPATVFISSYSLLQIYEQRYQKLWSLATIGFASTQLLGGVVISTLHHLHWSYAHLFLLGGIVLLFAVCLLFPVRPSFTSTLGETKS; this is encoded by the coding sequence ATGTCTACCTTTTATCGAATGAGCTTAATTATCTTTTTGGCGACTTGTCTGGGAATTGGCGTTTTTAGATTTTCCTATACAGCGCTCATGCCCATCATGATCGAGCAGTACCACTGGACCCATGATTTTGCCAGTTACCTAGGCAGTGCAAATTTATTGGGATATCTCATGGGTGCCTTATTAGCGCTATTGAGTATTAAAGAAAAGTACATTCCACCCATGATCTTACTTTCGACTATAGCAGGTAGTCTCAGCCTACTAAGCTGTTCATTCATGGATATGCCTTTAGTTTGGTTCATTTTCTGGCGCACGATTTCAGGTATTGCTGGCGGCTTACTTATGATTTTAGCGCCTAGCTTTGCAATGAAATACATTCCAACCACGCAAAGATTAAAAGTTAATTTTTTAGGATTTAGCGGGATTGGTGCAGGTGTGTTATCTGCCACCATTATTATTCCCTTACTTAAAAATATGCCGGTGCATTATGTTTGGGATATTTTTGCCGGTATTTCTCTCTTAGGAAGCTTAACTCTTTATCGATTATTAAGTCGTAATACGGCACAGATGATTAAACCACCATCTACTACTCTACAAGCTTCACAAAAATCACATTTAGGTCTTGTCATTATTATTGCCTATATGTGTAGTGCCTTTGCCTATATTCCACACTCTTTGTTTTGGATGGATTATTTATCTGGAACTCTACATTTTCCATTACAGCAAAGAAATTTATTTTGGGTTCTCTATGGAATGGGAAGCTGCATTGGTGCATTTGTCGCTTATTACTTAAGCCGAATAATGGGATATATACAGGCCATTAAATGGTTATATGCCATTTACTGCCTAGCTGTTGTTTTACCTTTCCTTTCACAGACCACTTCTTTACTGGCCTTATCTTCGCTTCTGACAGGCTTACTCACTCCCGCAACCGTATTTATTAGTTCTTATAGTCTGCTACAGATTTATGAGCAACGTTATCAAAAGCTTTGGAGCCTTGCCACCATTGGGTTTGCTAGCACTCAACTTTTAGGTGGGGTTGTCATTAGTACTTTGCATCATTTGCATTGGTCTTATGCCCATCTCTTTCTGTTAGGTGGAATCGTTCTTCTTTTTGCGGTTTGCCTTTTATTTCCTGTACGCCCTTCTTTCACCTCAACTCTCGGAGAAACCAAATCGTGA
- a CDS encoding LysR family transcriptional regulator translates to MLLKSLEFFLAVAESGSFSLAAQKMYTVQSNITSHIKKLEEELGVILFNRNNPVTLTNAGQQLHSYAVQMISLHQKAKKIFQEGGIDPAETIRLGSMETTAAIRLPQLLNQCMQQYPTLPIELQTHPTGYLLNAVHGGELDCAFVASKHSIPELYSIPVWHEELVLVCPKQQESFPDKTTLAKTRFIAFRQGCSYRHAIELFLNDFSIPPSQIMEMGSLDGIVSCVELGVGFALLPKSYLTKVADKVSVNCFALNTASAHFTTYLVAQLPETWGTNLKQFIHFIEQQFELKVA, encoded by the coding sequence ATGTTGCTTAAGTCTTTAGAGTTTTTTTTAGCAGTTGCAGAGAGTGGAAGTTTTTCATTGGCTGCACAAAAAATGTATACGGTTCAATCGAATATCACGAGCCATATAAAAAAACTTGAAGAAGAGTTAGGGGTTATTCTATTCAATCGTAATAATCCTGTGACTTTAACAAATGCCGGACAACAGCTACATAGTTATGCTGTTCAAATGATCTCATTACATCAGAAAGCAAAAAAAATCTTTCAAGAGGGTGGGATTGATCCTGCTGAAACCATTCGACTTGGAAGTATGGAAACAACCGCCGCAATACGTTTGCCCCAGTTACTCAATCAATGTATGCAGCAATATCCGACTTTACCTATTGAGCTTCAAACTCATCCGACAGGTTATTTATTAAATGCTGTACATGGGGGAGAATTGGACTGTGCTTTTGTGGCATCTAAACATTCTATTCCTGAGCTGTATAGCATTCCTGTGTGGCATGAAGAACTGGTTCTAGTTTGCCCTAAGCAACAAGAGAGCTTCCCAGATAAGACAACCCTTGCAAAAACCAGATTTATTGCATTTCGGCAAGGTTGCTCATATCGGCATGCCATAGAACTTTTCTTGAATGATTTTAGTATTCCGCCTTCACAAATTATGGAAATGGGAAGTCTTGACGGAATCGTGAGTTGTGTAGAGTTAGGTGTTGGTTTTGCCTTATTACCGAAGTCATATCTCACAAAAGTTGCAGATAAAGTTTCAGTCAATTGTTTTGCACTAAATACAGCATCTGCTCATTTTACTACCTACTTGGTTGCCCAGTTACCAGAAACATGGGGAACCAATTTAAAGCAATTTATTCATTTTATTGAGCAACAATTTGAATTAAAGGTTGCTTAA